One window of the Penaeus vannamei isolate JL-2024 chromosome 31, ASM4276789v1, whole genome shotgun sequence genome contains the following:
- the LOC113818362 gene encoding LOW QUALITY PROTEIN: small ribosomal subunit protein uS2-like (The sequence of the model RefSeq protein was modified relative to this genomic sequence to represent the inferred CDS: inserted 2 bases in 1 codon; substituted 1 base at 1 genomic stop codon) — protein MSGGLSVMALEENDVTRFLAASTHLGSSNMNFQIEQYVFKRRQDGVHIIHLLRTYEILLAARAIAAIENPTDVYISSRPMGQRAVLKFARYTGATPITSRFTPGALTNQIQAALREPRLLVVTDPISDRQPITEASYVSIPVLAFCNTDSSLRYXLAREVLRGTISCNLPXETDVMPDLFYRDAEEQESEGAAFRPHRR, from the exons ATGTCAGGAGGATTAAGTGTTATGGCTTTGGAAGAGAATGATGTGACGCGGTTCCTGGCCGCGTCCACTCATCTCGGATCCAGCAACATGAACTTCCAAATAGAACAGTATGTTTTCAAGCGCCGCCAAGATGGTGTGCACATCATTCATCTGCTAAGGACATATGAGATCTTGCTGGCTGCCCGTGCCATTGCAGCCATTGAGAACCCAACAGATGTGTACATCTCTTCCCGCCCCATGGGCCAGCGTGCTGTGCTGAAGTTTGCCCGTTATACTGGTGCAACCCCCATTACAAGCCGCTTCACCCCAGGAGCCCTCACCAATCAGATTCAGGCTGCTCTCCGTGAGCCTCGTCTGCTTGTGGTGACTGATCCCATCTCAGACAGGCAGCCAATCACTGAGGCTTCCTATGTCAGCATTCCTGTACTTGCTTTCTGCAATACTGACTCCTCACTTCGCTA GTTGGCCCGTGAGGTTCTGCGTGGAACCATCTCCTGCAACCTGCCATGAGAGACAGACGTCATGCCTGATCTGTTCTACAGGGATGCtgaagagcaagagagcgagggtGCGGCTTttcgcccccatcggcgttag